In Mastacembelus armatus chromosome 4, fMasArm1.2, whole genome shotgun sequence, the following are encoded in one genomic region:
- the ptger3 gene encoding prostaglandin E2 receptor EP3 subtype — protein sequence MGYLLYSFILFERMTRCSADSLKDLQTTVGEMLDSNTTKTLHEGNVANNSSWGSVSIGFSITMMITGLVGNSLALILVYISYRKKENKRKRSFLLCIGSLALIDLFGQLLTSPVVISVYRNGLEWKQLDPSGKLCSFFGVCMTTFGLCALFLASTMAIERAMAITNPHWYSNHMKTRVTKQTLAVILLLVFFFALLPIVGVGKYTLQWPGTWCFINTGDTEVPGNRFFAITFALLGIFSLLVTFSCNVVTIRGLIIRCKTKSGTSQSSKQWERLTTETVIQLLGIMCVLLICWSPLLGLMLRMISTHVSSKECISKDSTSNHISNSDAHFDCDFFLTAIRLASLNQILDPWVYLLLREILLRKFCLVANAVSNCSTEDHKEAQTALKKQKQDLPKSQSS from the exons ATGGGTTATTTGCTGTATAGTTTTATCCTTTTCGAAAGGATGACCAGATGCAGTGCTGATTCTTTAAAGGACTTGCAAACCACTGTGGGAGAGATGCTGGACTCAAACACCACCAAGACATTGCATGAAGGCAATGTCGCCAATAATTCCAGTTGGGGATCCGTATCAATTGGTTTCTCTATAACCATGATGATCACTGGCTTGGTGGGCAATTCTTTGGCTCTTATTCTGGTGTATATCTCttacagaaagaaggaaaataaaaggaaaaggtCTTTCTTGCTTTGTATCGGATCGCTGGCGCTGATTGACCTCTTTGGGCAGCTTTTGACAAGTCCAGTAGTGATATCAGTTTACAGAAATGGTCTGGAATGGAAGCAGCTCGACCCATCAGGCAAATTGTGCTCTTTTTTCGGTGTGTGCATGACAACTTTTGGTCTGTGCGCTCTGTTTTTGGCCAGTACCATGGCAATCGAAAGGGCTATGGCGATAACAAATCCTCACTGGTACTCAAATCACATGAAAACACGTGTGACAAAGCAGACTTTAGCTGTCATATtgcttcttgtgtttttctttgcactgCTACCCATTGTAGGGGTCGGGAAATACACACTCCAGTGGCCGGGTACCTGGTGCTTTATAAACACGGGGGACACCGAAGTGCCGGGCAATAGGTTTTTCGCCATCACTTTCGCTTTGCTCGGGATTTTCTCTTTGCTTGTAACATTTTCCTGCAATGTAGTGACCATTCGGGGGTTAATCATCCGATGTAAAACAAAATCTGGCACATCTCAATCTTCAAAACAGTGGGAACGACTCACCACGGAAACCGTCATTCAGCTGTTAGGGATTATGTGCGTCCTGCTTATATGCTGGTCTCCTCTGCTG GGTCTAATGCTGAGGATGATCTCCACCCATgtgtcttcaaaagagtgtaTTTCCAAAGACTCAACCTCTAATCACATCTCCAACTCAGATGCCCATTTTGACTGTGACTTCTTTCTGACAGCAATCCGCCTGGCCTCCCTCAACCAAATCCTTGACCCATGGGTCTATCTGCTCTTGAGAGAGATCCTTCTTCGCAAGTTCTGCCTTGTGGCTAACGCTGTGTCCAACTGTTCCACTGAGGATCATAAAGAGGCCCAAACAGCGCTTAAAAAGCAGAAGCAAGACCTTCCTAAATCACAAAGCAGCTAA
- the zranb2 gene encoding zinc finger Ran-binding domain-containing protein 2 isoform X3, with amino-acid sequence MSGKSFRVSDGDWICPDKKCGNVNFARRTSCNRCGREKTTEAKMMKAGGTEIGKTLAEKSRGLFSANDWQCKTCGNVNWARRSECNMCNTPKYAKLEERTGYGGGFNERENVEYIEREESDGEYDEFGRKKKKYRGKNSSSKEVEKKEVAKDEEEEEEEEEDGDLSKYKLDDDEDEDDDGDLSKYDLNASDEDDDDDQPAKKKGSRSGSSHSRSSSRSSSSSSRSRSRSRSRSSSSSRSGSRSRSRSRSSSRSGKGSSPRKRSRSPSSSPEGRQKRSRSRSSSGGRKRRRSRSRSSERRRGQSSGSSHSGSSSKKK; translated from the exons ATGTCGGGGAAGAGTTTTCGAGTAAGCGACGGGGACTGGATTTGTCCCGATAAAAA GTGTGGAAATGTGAACTTTGCCAGACGAACTAGTTGTAATAGATGTGGCAGAG agaaaaccacagaggCAAAGATGATGAAAGCTGGCGGAACAGAGATTGGGAAAACCTTGGCTGAGAAGAGTAGAGGTCTCTTCAGTGCAAATGACTGGCAATGCAAGAC ATGTGGCAATGTGAATTGGGCCAGACGATCAGAGTGCAACATGTGTAACACACCGAAATATGCCAAGCTTGAAGAGAGAACAG GTTATGGTGGAGGGTTCAATGAAAGAGAGAATGTGGAGTACATTGAACGAGAGGAATCCGATGGTGAATATGATGAA TTTGgtagaaaaaagaagaagtatCGTGGGAAGAATAGCAGCTCAAAAGAAGTTGAAAAGAAAGAAGTAgcaaaagatgaagaggaggaagaagaggaggaagaagatggcGACCTTTCCAAGTACAAACTGGAT gatgatgaagatgaagatgacgATGGAGACCTGTCAAAGTATGACCTGAATGCcagtgatgaggatgatgatgatgaccagCCAGCCAAGAAGAAGGGTAGCCGCTCGGGATCATCACATTCCCGCTCATCCTCGCGCTCCTCCAGTTCCAGTTCAcggtccaggtccag gtccCGTTCTAGAAGCTCATCCAGTTCCAGATCTGGATCTCGCTCGAGGTCCCGCTCCAG ATCCAGCTCCAGGTCTGGAAAGGGCTCCTCTCCCCGGAAGAGGTCCCgctctccttcctcctcacctGAGGGGAGACAGAAGCGCAGTCGCTCCAGGTCCTCATCTGGAGGGAGAAAACGGAGACGTTCTAGATCCCGTTCGTCCGAAAG GCGCCGTGGCCAGTCCTCTGGATCCTCCCATTCTGGTTCCAgttcaaaaaagaaataa
- the zranb2 gene encoding zinc finger Ran-binding domain-containing protein 2 isoform X2: MSGKSFRVSDGDWICPDKKCGNVNFARRTSCNRCGREKTTEAKMMKAGGTEIGKTLAEKSRGLFSANDWQCKTCGNVNWARRSECNMCNTPKYAKLEERTGYGGGFNERENVEYIEREESDGEYDEFGRKKKKYRGKNSSSKEVEKKEVAKDEEEEEEEEEDGDLSKYKLDDDEDEDDDGDLSKYDLNASDEDDDDDQPAKKKGSRSGSSHSRSSSRSSSSSSRSRSRSRSRSRSSSSSRSGSRSRSRSRSSSRSGKGSSPRKRSRSPSSSPEGRQKRSRSRSSSGGRKRRRSRSRSSERRRGQSSGSSHSGSSSKKK; the protein is encoded by the exons ATGTCGGGGAAGAGTTTTCGAGTAAGCGACGGGGACTGGATTTGTCCCGATAAAAA GTGTGGAAATGTGAACTTTGCCAGACGAACTAGTTGTAATAGATGTGGCAGAG agaaaaccacagaggCAAAGATGATGAAAGCTGGCGGAACAGAGATTGGGAAAACCTTGGCTGAGAAGAGTAGAGGTCTCTTCAGTGCAAATGACTGGCAATGCAAGAC ATGTGGCAATGTGAATTGGGCCAGACGATCAGAGTGCAACATGTGTAACACACCGAAATATGCCAAGCTTGAAGAGAGAACAG GTTATGGTGGAGGGTTCAATGAAAGAGAGAATGTGGAGTACATTGAACGAGAGGAATCCGATGGTGAATATGATGAA TTTGgtagaaaaaagaagaagtatCGTGGGAAGAATAGCAGCTCAAAAGAAGTTGAAAAGAAAGAAGTAgcaaaagatgaagaggaggaagaagaggaggaagaagatggcGACCTTTCCAAGTACAAACTGGAT gatgatgaagatgaagatgacgATGGAGACCTGTCAAAGTATGACCTGAATGCcagtgatgaggatgatgatgatgaccagCCAGCCAAGAAGAAGGGTAGCCGCTCGGGATCATCACATTCCCGCTCATCCTCGCGCTCCTCCAGTTCCAGTTCAcggtccaggtccaggtccag gtccCGTTCTAGAAGCTCATCCAGTTCCAGATCTGGATCTCGCTCGAGGTCCCGCTCCAG ATCCAGCTCCAGGTCTGGAAAGGGCTCCTCTCCCCGGAAGAGGTCCCgctctccttcctcctcacctGAGGGGAGACAGAAGCGCAGTCGCTCCAGGTCCTCATCTGGAGGGAGAAAACGGAGACGTTCTAGATCCCGTTCGTCCGAAAG GCGCCGTGGCCAGTCCTCTGGATCCTCCCATTCTGGTTCCAgttcaaaaaagaaataa
- the zranb2 gene encoding zinc finger Ran-binding domain-containing protein 2 isoform X1, with amino-acid sequence MSGKSFRVSDGDWICPDKKCGNVNFARRTSCNRCGREKTTEAKMMKAGGTEIGKTLAEKSRGLFSANDWQCKTCGNVNWARRSECNMCNTPKYAKLEERTGYGGGFNERENVEYIEREESDGEYDEFGRKKKKYRGKNSSSKEVEKKEVAKDEEEEEEEEEDGDLSKYKLDDDEDEDDDGDLSKYDLNASDEDDDDDQPAKKKGSRSGSSHSRSSSRSSSSSSRSRSRSRSRSRSRSRSSSSSRSGSRSRSRSRSSSRSGKGSSPRKRSRSPSSSPEGRQKRSRSRSSSGGRKRRRSRSRSSERRRGQSSGSSHSGSSSKKK; translated from the exons ATGTCGGGGAAGAGTTTTCGAGTAAGCGACGGGGACTGGATTTGTCCCGATAAAAA GTGTGGAAATGTGAACTTTGCCAGACGAACTAGTTGTAATAGATGTGGCAGAG agaaaaccacagaggCAAAGATGATGAAAGCTGGCGGAACAGAGATTGGGAAAACCTTGGCTGAGAAGAGTAGAGGTCTCTTCAGTGCAAATGACTGGCAATGCAAGAC ATGTGGCAATGTGAATTGGGCCAGACGATCAGAGTGCAACATGTGTAACACACCGAAATATGCCAAGCTTGAAGAGAGAACAG GTTATGGTGGAGGGTTCAATGAAAGAGAGAATGTGGAGTACATTGAACGAGAGGAATCCGATGGTGAATATGATGAA TTTGgtagaaaaaagaagaagtatCGTGGGAAGAATAGCAGCTCAAAAGAAGTTGAAAAGAAAGAAGTAgcaaaagatgaagaggaggaagaagaggaggaagaagatggcGACCTTTCCAAGTACAAACTGGAT gatgatgaagatgaagatgacgATGGAGACCTGTCAAAGTATGACCTGAATGCcagtgatgaggatgatgatgatgaccagCCAGCCAAGAAGAAGGGTAGCCGCTCGGGATCATCACATTCCCGCTCATCCTCGCGCTCCTCCAGTTCCAGTTCAcggtccaggtccaggtccaggtccaggtccag gtccCGTTCTAGAAGCTCATCCAGTTCCAGATCTGGATCTCGCTCGAGGTCCCGCTCCAG ATCCAGCTCCAGGTCTGGAAAGGGCTCCTCTCCCCGGAAGAGGTCCCgctctccttcctcctcacctGAGGGGAGACAGAAGCGCAGTCGCTCCAGGTCCTCATCTGGAGGGAGAAAACGGAGACGTTCTAGATCCCGTTCGTCCGAAAG GCGCCGTGGCCAGTCCTCTGGATCCTCCCATTCTGGTTCCAgttcaaaaaagaaataa